The Hordeum vulgare subsp. vulgare chromosome 4H, MorexV3_pseudomolecules_assembly, whole genome shotgun sequence genomic interval CTCTTCAGCCAGCAAGTTCAAATCAATGGGATCATCGTGTTGAGATTCGTCCTCCTCTTCAGCCAGCAAGTTCAAATCAATGGGATCATCGTGTTGAGCTTCGTCCTCCTCTTCAGCCAGCAAGTTCAAATCCATAGTTGCTCTATCTATACTCATAACAAGAGTATACAAAAGATGAATCGTCATCATATAATCATAACAAGAGTACACAGGAAAAAGAGTATATAAGGCTCAAGAACAATAACAAATCAACAACTGGTCATTGCTGTCAACACAAAAGGTATAGATGATCTTAGTGATGATAATACATTTTTTAAAGCCAGGACTACTTCATTTAAATGCAGATGACAGTAAAGCACTGGATTTGTTGCTGCTCCAAGCTTAATGTGCCTCACTGTCCATACAGGGGACATTGGATTTGTTGCTGCTCCAAGCAGCAACATTAAGGGGTTTGTTGTTGCGTTTTAACGTGTCGGTAGCAGGTAGTCCATACAAGGGTTTGTCCAGCAGCAGCAAGGGgtctgttgtagtgcttcttctttttttgctGCCCCTTACCTTAGATTTCTCTGTCCAGTGTATGATGACAGTGTGTATGATGTTTTACTTAAGCTACAGGGGTGCCACACGTATTATTAGTCCATATAACATGCCAATGGTAATGAGAGGCAACATAGCAGGTTCTGGAGTAGTCTATCTTGAGAGAGGCTTGCGGTCAACCATCTTCACTGAGAACAGTTAAAATGATGACTGAAAATTAGGACACTGATATTTAAATAGCATATGTTGTGTTGCTGCCCCATACATATTACAACTAGTTATAGTGATTCAGATATGCTACAGGATTATGTTTCTTGTAGTTATAGTGAACTTTGAATTGTGTTTGTTTGATGAAAAATTCAGATAACTGAACCAACATTGCAAAATTCATAAAACTtaggcaacagcagcagcagccccaCTGACAAGCAACAGCAGGAGCAGCCCCTCCAAGCAGCAACATTATAGAAATTCAGATAACTGAACCAacgagcaacagcagcagcagccccaCTGACGAGCAACAACAGCACTAGCACCACCGGCGAGCAACAGCAGCACcagccccaccaccaccaccagcagcgaGCGGCGAACTACGACGACTAGGCGAATTATCAAGCGATTGAGAGGGGGAAGGTGGTCTGGAAGACCGGGAAGATCACCTTGATTCTTTTGAACGGCTCGGGGAAGACATGGGAGGACGGACGCCGTCGATCTGGTCTGGGAAAGCGGCGGATGGGGTAGAAGGAGACAAGGCCGATTCCGTGGATTCACGACTTCCCAGCCAACGTAGCTCGAGGATGGTGTACTCTCGGCGAGGTAGAGTTTCTGGTAAGCTCGGGGAGGAGGTGGTCCAGCTGTGGGAGGCGGCGGGCGGCGGTTGCCTCTTTCGCAGCGGcgcgggagggcggcggcggcgtagtTGGTGGTGTGAGCGAACCTGACGGTGCCTCGCGATGGCGGCTCCCGGCGGCTGGCAACGGGTGGCAGCGGCGTCGCACGAGGAAGGAGAAGGGCCTGATTGCAAAGGATTTAAAAGGCCAAGGTACTTTTTTGTAAAAGTGACATTGAACTACGCCCGCGACAGGTTTTAtcggacgaagggagtactatCCAATTAGTGATTTTGACTTGCCACATTGCAGCGGCCTCGCGAAACTGCAAGTACGTGTGAGGAAACAAACGAACGCTGAATCCACGTGGCCTAGTGTTAAAAAAAAAAGTCTCCTTCTCTCCTCTTTCGCCAAGCCCTAGACGCACCACCCTGGGTAAGCCACTGCAGCACCGAGGAGGCCGGTGCGGCTTTGCCACCGGACTTCGTTCGGCCACTGTGTGGGTCCACGGCCGTCGCCGCAGGACGCCGTGCCACCGAGGGCCTCCGGCGCCGCAGgctggcgccgccgccgccgacgccgatCGAAGTGCTGCCGCTGTTTGGTTAGTTTCGGGGCCTCCTCGATTCGCGATTCATCCGTGCAGGGACATGGTAGTTCGCTAGTTTCGGTCCAGTTGATTCCAGGACAGGGGCGCTTTGCAACAATCGCATGATCAGGGGATGGTTAGATGTGCTACATTGGGCAATTTGATGGGTTTATGGCCGGCCAACAAACAGAATTTCGGTAGTTTTGGCCCAGCTGCTCCCCGGCGTCCCCGCCAATCTAGTAGTACGTATCTGCCAGGAAAACCGATTTCCAAATGTATTTAgagaaaaaaaaaaaggaaggtttTTATGAGTAGCTATGGTAGCAGGGCAAGACTAATCATTACTAATGCTGTGTTTCCTTGCCGCTAATAATCAATCAGTGAGCTGCATTGGACAGACCCAGCGCTAGAAGCTCCCAGACCAGGTGGGGTTGGGGAAGGATTAGTGAGCTGCATTGGCAATTAAATCGGATAACATGCCTAAAGATCCAATTGGTTACTgctctctcttttttggtggtGAATTGATTTGTAATATTCATTCCccgcaaacaaacaaaaaaagaataGCCATTGTTTGCACTTGGAGACATGTATAGGTGATGTAGCCATGAAGGAAATTGCGGGCCAGTGATTTCTTGGTGAGCGTCTCGATGTAACCTTTTTTCCTACCACTAGTAAAACTGAAACATGAAGAACCACATACCGGTTTTAATCGACGGGTCTGCTTGTGCAACATAGATATTTTGATGATAGAGTGGCGGTGATAACAGAGTAAGCAGGAAATGGTTTTGCACGACTATAGGAATGTTGCTAGTTTTGTTTTACTGAGTGGGGATGGTTTGCTTAGATGGTCGTGCGGCTCAGCCTGAGCAGAGCTGGCAATGCATCGTTCTGTTCCAGAGAGATAGGGGCACATGCATGACGAACCACTGTTTCTATATGGTTGCCCACTGTGGCATTATTTGAGGAATCTCTTTTTTGTTTGATTCGGCATTTTCATGTTAATTTGAAATTTTGAATAGTTTGGTTCGGACTTATATATCTCCTTATGCTAGGTTGCTTATTATTGCTATTTCGTGCTCTGTTTTCAGTTTAGCCTGGTTGGTCCTCGACAACAGACTCTTCAGCTTGTTCGGTTCATGCAATGCAACCTGTGCGGCAACCGTTTCAACTTGTTGATCAAGACATGCCAGAAGCTAACATGGGGATGTCAGAGCAGATGCCACATTTTCCGCAACTTGGGCACCATATGCCTCAATCTGGTCTTGTTCTACCTGCACCACGCATGTAGCATGAATGCAACCTGTAGCATGCTTTGGTATATTCTACATTCAATGCTGCATGCTTTGGTATATTTTTGATGACACCTTTGGAGGTCAGTTGTGATGAGTTTTTATTTCTTGGCTTTCCTACTGCTGTCATTGCTCTCATGAAGTTTTGACTATAATTTCATTCTCTATTCTCAACATATTGTTTTCAATTTTACCAACATTTAAATTTCCATGTTTGTCATTTGATGCTtaccttgtactccctccgtaccaaaATAATTGACTAGTTTTCCCCAACAACAATTATTTtggtacggagggagtaaaacACACCTGTGCTATTACTACTTACGGTGACGTTAAGCTTAAAGTAATCAAACTGCAGAATTTTTACCTGAAATAAAAAGAACTTCCGAACTTTGCTTGCATAAGGTGACTATTTATCTGCATTGGTAGCATGGCCAACTTCTGCAATTTGTGCCTGTGTTTTATGCACTAATTACATTTTTCACACGGCTGGCATCTAAATTTAAAAAATTGATGGACACAATGGAGCAATACTTCATGGTTATGCTTTCCTTCATCAACAACATTAGCAATAGAGACATCCTAATTTGTTTCATATGATACGTGCAATTGCTTTCTTCCCATTTTACTTACCTTGTTCTATTTCTTTATCATAAATATCTTGCAATTATTGTCGACGATTCTTTGTTTTTATTCCTCGAGAGGGCAGTGCATACGTTATCTGAAGAATCATGTTAGTGCCTTGCAGTACAATTTCACCTCAGTGCTTGCTTTTTGTTCTTTTGTTTATATTAAATGGGATGTTATGGCTTTCATTACATACCTTCGTTGACATAACAGAGGGCGGATGCGACAACTGACTGGAAAGAACATACTACGGATGAAGGACGGAAGTAAGTTCGTACTGAATTTATTTCGCCGCTAGTGTTTTCTTATTTGGTCGGAATCATGGACTTTCATTATTCCAAAGTCTCACTATCCTGCTGTTCCAGGTACTACCACAACAGAGTGACGAAGAAATCTGAATGGACTATCCCTGAGGAGCTAAAGGTTGTTCTTTTTTACATGACATCCATAACCCCTGTTCtattataaaaaggattgggatgtTTTTACAATTTCTTCTTGCTTTGTGTTCAGATTGCGCGTGAACTAGCGGAGAATGCATTAAGTCAACGGCCTGATCAGTACGCTCAAACTACTGCTGGCGGCTATGTTGGATCCTCTTATGCTGCTTCAAGCACACACGATGCAGTGGCGGTCGTTTCTGAAAGATTGGATCAAGAGTTGAGGATTTGAGTCTTCGCCCCTAGAAGATACAGAACTAGATAGCGGTCAGGCATATGCGAAACACTGGATCAAGAAGTTCCAAAGGTTGTATTGAACTGTTATAATGTACCCTGAGTTGTGGTTTGAGGCATCACCTACGTTCTGAATTATAAGATGTTTCGAATATTTCAACATGGACTACCGAGGGCATGCCTGGTGAAGTTCTCCGCACTTGTAAGAGGTCCTGGTTTCAAACCAGCCTCTCCATTTCGCAAGATCCTGTGTGGGAGCTTCTGTGCATTGAGTTTGTCCTTTAAACCACAGGTTCGAACCAGCCTCTATGCATAGCACTGGTCTATCTTTTAGACTGCATATGGTTTCAAATtataagacgttttgaatgtctcaACATAGACGAACATACCGACGGAAATGGGTGAAAAACCACATTATACTTTTGATTCAAAAAtagtaaatactccctccgtacctaaatacaagtcttttaaaatatttcactagatgtctacatacggagcaaaataaatgaatatatactctaaagtatgtctatatacatccgtatgtagtccattagttgaacctctaaaaagacttatatttaggaacggagggagtacatcttaAAATTCAGAGCTCTTTTGTTTTTGGGTATGCATGGTCATAGCCTACATGTTTTGCACGTTATTGGGCTGGTTACCCTTGTATCGGGGTTTTGCCCTTTTCCTGAACATTGTTGGGTATATAATCTGCATTCCTGCATCACCAGTCTCAGCAGACAAACATATGACATTTACAGGCGTTACATCGAGGCACTTGGCCCCATTTGAAATGTTGTTTTTCTGTCACCCTGTAACATTTTACACCTGTATTATACCGCCTCCAACCAAATACATGCCACAGGGTTGTACTTCCATTCCGCTTCCAGCCTCCGCTTTAGGGGTGTTTTGATGTTATCATTGGAGTTCAACTTACCATCAAAGAGGCAAGAAATAATGCAACACACAGAAATAGAAAATGCAAGcaacaaatgattcaaagtcatacCAGAGAGGACAAGCAACATGAGAAGGAATAAAAACTCATCAAAGACAACCACATATATTGCCAGGTACTACTAGTCTGATCTCACAACCCAAACTGAACATAGTACAGTGTCATAATATTGCTTCAGCTAGATATCAAATTACCAAAGATGGGTTCACTTTGCCGACATTGCAAAATTTTCAGACCAACACCCTTGAAAAAACCTCAGTTCAATAACGGCTTGCTTTTCCAGTTGGCCTCAGGTTTAGTCGCCCTTGCGACGGAAGGAGCAACCCTCGGTTAGCCTGGCCTTGCCACCCGTTGGCTGGCAGAGCACCGTCTGGCAGCCTGGGCACACCACAACAGTCTGGGAATGGCTGAACACAGTAGTGCTGCAATCACAGAAAAGAACAGTTCAGCGATAcaccacacacaaaaaatatgggGCGTAACCAAAGAGCATGTTAAAGTAAAAGCATGATCTacaaacatcaaaacaaagtAAATCAGTGCAAGCAGACTATGGTCcaaatgagatgaaaaatgatatGTATGTGGTGTATAAACCTATTGCCTATTTAAGTACTTGAGATAACTTTGTAAAATGGCAGGGGAGACTGATGATTCAACATACAGTTGTCGAACAATTACAGCAGTAGGAACACAGTGACTTAAAAGGATTATATTTGAACTAGCGTGTTACATGGCTTGTTTACCAAAACACACAAAATCATGTTTGGAAAATGCATCTTCATCCTTTCTATATTAACCTATAGAGCATATGCTGTGACAGAAAACAGTACCAAATCACAAAAACACAAAGCTGTACAACAGACTATGCACATGTGTACATGGCAGCCCAGTCACATTACCAATTTACTTACAAAAAAAATAGCAAGAACGTTTTTAGAGAATGATGATGCCTTGTTATCAAATGAACATCCAAGGCTAATCAGTAGCAAACGAACCTACTGAACTATGCACTTGCAAATAACACAAAATGTGAAGAAGAATTACATGTTGAAGCAGCCCTGGCACTTGACGTCCTGAAAAAGTCAACACATGACCATTAGTTAGAACCACTATAatccaaacaaaacaaaaacaaaaatgtcAAACTTAAGCATAATAACAAAAAGATAATAAGCAGTTTACATGATAAGTGGGGGAACTAAGTTACACGGGAATGTGCAGTAGGAGACATGATTCGCTGGATCCACAAAAACAActcagatcagaacagcaatatacTGTTCGCTACTAGCCTAGAGATTTTCGGATACCTAGAAGATTGGTTGACATATATGCAAGGGTACATATATTTGACAGAACTAAGGCATGATTCAAGACTGATCACAGAAAAACACGCTCAGCCAAGACTAATGACAGGCTACACCAACAGCCTGCCGAAGCAGAATTCTTCCAAATCAGATGAAAAATCTAGGCAACGAAAAGGCGACATGTTTTCTACTGTACACTACACGCTGTACGAACACCGATGAGAATGGTGCCTAAAAGAAGACGCACAAGAGAAGATTCCAAGGGGACTGTTTTACCATGAAGAAGGAGTTGGGGGACTGGACGAGGCGCTTCTTCTTGTGCTTGAGCTTCTCGAGCTCCGCCGGCGGGTTCAGCAGGTCGATGTCGTTCTGCAGCACCATCGTGGGAGGCTAGGGCTTGCTCGGGAACCGCGCTCTCTGGTGTCCGGCAGCGACAATcctaggcggcggcggcggcggcgagggggcaGAGAAAGTGGAGAAGGTTAGGGTTGAGGCATTATTTATAGACGAGGGTGAGGGGGTCGGGAGGTAGAGCGGTTATAGCGATCCGTCTCGCCAGTTAATTGGGCCAAGCCCAGCACGCGCTGTTACAGCGTGTCCGAGAACCACCGGCACGCTTTTTTTTTCTACTAGCAAAAGGgtctgtgcgttgcaacggaagaaaaaaaataccacacgcttttaatctttttataattattttgatttattaaaataataaactaactaactaatgtagtcagtcatatcctattttgttgagaaatcaattcgttcattgttaattccaccatcatgagaaattgagcgggacaagcaaagcaaaacaaagaggctacgtgaattgatcaatggactgttatcttatttcactcatgggtagAGAATGtgagatcagatgacaaactaaaggtggtgtttcattctctctctctacaacaatgcaatcttacattcaatacattcattcatcagcaaacaaattcccacaaaacaaaatttcttgccggtgcttggcacacggttggaggcatggggaggcgatctcatcagatgacgagttcctgccggaggaggggatacgatgaggggagcaagggttagacgcctctatctggccataaggagtcgtcgttgccacgccaaacctcggagttccccgtgtgagccatggaggcccgcctccacctacaAGTACTTCGCGCCGACGCTCCTTTATCCGCGCGCTGCCGcctttctgcatcgagcagacgcatcatcccaagtcgttgtagctgtcgcgttgatttgatccagaagctgtgctcgagcgccaaaacgggggcagcaagcgtgcagaggtacgaccgcggaggcgggtgggttgagatcgacatcaGTGGTGGTTGTCGGTCAGggaggcgagtggtgtggcagcggcctgggcacatgccagggtggaTCAGGGTCgatgcgatgcgctcgagcgccgcaatgggggcagtgagcagggagaggtacagccgcggaggcgggtgggttgagatcggcagcggtggcggttgaggtcggccgcggcggcgagtggtgtgacggcggtctgggcacaggccagggtggcccagagtcgacgggaggaggcgatgcgtacgggtataatttttacagcgaatcgttttttttcttttgcgttgcagataaatgatgaagcgcaggttgaataacaaaaatatacggaggcttttttataaaaatgatgtggtgggtttttcgacggaagcaatagccgctttattattaggtatagatttttttttctttctttcagcTTTTTTTCTTCATATTTTGGTGTTTCACTTTTATATATTCCATTTCTGGGTTtttttttatttaggttgcttttatcTTAATTTTAGAAGTGTTACTGAATGCCAACATGCTTGAGAAACCAAAACAGATAAgtattttggaaaatgtccccGAGTTCGAACAAACTGTTCACAAACTTAAAGAATGTTCAGAAATTCAAAAAATGACCGTGAATTTATATATTCCGGtgggttttttttttattttggctgctttattttaattttaaaaGTTTTACTGGATTCAaacatgtttgtgaattcaaaacaaTATACATTTTGCAAAATGTCCGCGAGTTTAGATAAATGTTCCCAAACTTAAAGAATGTTCACAAATTCTAAAATTCCGTGAATTGGAAACTTTTGCGAAATTAAaactttttcatgggtttgaaaaAAAAATGTTCATTAATTCAAACATGTTGGTGATATAAAAAATAATTTTTGCAAACTAAAAATATTTGTGAATTCCATAAATGAATTTGAAAATGTTTGTAAATTTGAAAAAACAAATGTTCACAAAATTTAAATATATTCACAAATTCAAGAGATGTATGTgaattttaaaataatatttcGAATTTTGAAAAAAGATCACGGATATAAGATCAcaaattaaaaaatgttcaaattTAAGACACATGTTCCAAAAATATGAATTTGAAAAGTTCACGGAataaaaatgttcacaaattaaAAAACATGAATTGAAAAATATATAAATGAAAAGATAAACATATAACTAAGAAACATAAAAAAGGAGAAAATCGTGTAGAAAAAACACAATAAAAGGGAAAGAATAACTAGAATAATCGGATCCCGAAATAGAAAAATTATTGGAACATCCCAAACAAAACAAACTACAATGCATCATAGTGAGTGCTACGAGGCGAGTCCACGGTCAACGACGTGAAGACAATTAGCCTATGGGTAGACCCAACATGGGCCTTATCTTATTGTCCTATTTGTAGTATTCTGCATCATCATACACTCAATTTGAGGGACTGAACATTTAAATTTACTAAACATTGTGTTAGAGAGTTCTTGCATTTGGGGAGAAAGGGTCGATTAGCAACGTTTTTCATATCATAGTAATTCAAATCATAGCACCAACATCTACCTCACGACGATCTCCTTGAAAAAAATCGGGGGCGAAGGGTTGATGCGTATGGGGCGTAGCATTCATCTCATGCCTCCttatgttgaaaatatgccctagaggcaataataaaatggttattatcatatttccttgttcatgataatcgtctattgttcatgctataattgtattaacaggaaacagtaatacatgtgtgaataaatagatcacaatgtgtccctagcaagcctctagttggctagctcgttgatcaatagatgatcatggtttcctgatcatgggcattagatgccattgataacaagatcaaatcattgggagaatgatgtgatggacaagacccaatcctaagcgtagcactagatcgtattgttcgtatgctaaagcttttctaatgtcaagtgtcttttccttcgaccgtgagattgtgcaactcccggataccgtaggagtgctttgggtgtatcaaacgccacaacatagctgggtgactataaaggtgcaccacgggtacctctgaaagtgtctgttgggttggcacgaatcgagatcgggatttgtcactccgcgtggcggagaggtatctctgggcccactcggtagaacatcatcatgagctcaatgtgactaaggagttagtcacacgatgacgtgctacggaacaagtaaagagacttaccggtaacgagattgaacaaggtataggtataccgacgatcgaatctcgggcaagttctataccgacagacaaagggaattgtatacgggattgattgaatccttgacattgtggttcatccgatgagatcatcgtggagcaagtgggagccaccatgggtatccagaccccgctgatggttattggtcggagaggtgtctcggtcatgtctgcctgtctcccgaacccgtagggtctacacacttaaggttcgatgacgctagggttataggaaattgttatacaaggttatcgaaagttgttcggagtcccggatgagatcctggacgtcacgaggagctccggaatggtctggaggtaaagattgatatataggacggatggttttggacaccggaagtgtttcgggcatcgccggtaacgtaccgggaccaccgggaccaccggaagtggccccgggggtccaccggaagggggccacgaccccgggaggctagatgggctaagtgcgggagggaaccagcccctaggtgggctggtgcgccccccacactcagcccatggcgcaagaagaggggggagagggggaaaccctagcgcaggtgggcctaaggcccaccaaaagggtgcgccacccctcctcccctcatggccgccgcacctccccccatctagggttgccgcccctcccaggagagggaaaccctcaagggggcacaacccctccctccccctatatatagtgggcactttgggctgttggagacaccaatcttcctctccctcggcgcagccctgctcttctttctcctcctctctgccggtgcttggcgaagccctgccgggagacctcgtctgtccatcgacaccacgccgtcatgctgccggagaccttccccaacctctccctcctccttgctggatcaaggtccaggagacgtcaccgggctgcacgtgtgttgaacatggaggtgccgtggttcggcactagatcggagtcacACCACAatctgaatcgtcgcgagtacgactccatcaaccgcgttctagcaacgcttccgcttagcgatcttcaaaggtatgaagatgcactcacccctctctcgttgctggtctctccataggaagatctgaatatgcgtaggaatttttttgaatttatgctacgttacccaacaccttaATAGTGAAGCACGCGACATGGGGGAGACCTCTCACGCGAGTATGAGATCCTCATGTAGCTATGTTGGTTATCAAAAACCAGCATGCACGTTTTAGGATCCCAATGTTCCACTAAAGGAGGAGGGTGGGATCCTTTTGTGTGTCCCGAGCCTTCGTTTCGTCCTCTTCAAGCATTTGTTCCTCCTCCAAAAGCGGAGCCTATTTCGGACGAAGGAGAACCGACACGATGAGAGTGAAGAGGGAAGTACATGAGAAGAGGAAGTGGAGCTCTGCTCCCACACGGGGCATGTACGATCTTTTTATAGTGGCAGGTGGCGGGAAAAAGTATGCATTGGCCACCATTAATTGGTATGTTTCCTGGTGCCGCGGTTGTTTGCTTTATTAGTTGGAAGCGAAATGGACCGTGCTAGAGGATGAGAGGGGAGGACCCGCACGAGCGTTTGGGGATGGTGTGCGCTCCAAAGCAATGCCCCACAACCTCGATGTATGGAGGCTCATGGGCTCGATTTGGAGCAGCCTTCATAATGAAAACGACGACCATATGATAACTTTGCTAGAGAGGCATTTTCAATCAAAATCACCAAACAAACGGTTATTATGGCAATTGGACCCCTCTAAAATAATTAATGATTTGCCTCTGTCATGCGAGTCATCTTTCACTCTTTTCGAATGTAGATCAAATTATGGATTATTAGAAATAACACGCCATGATACTACTTTCTATCTTCTACCATGTCTTCAATGCACTACCTGTTGAAGCTTTGGCACTGCTGTGATGTCTAAAATTGCCCACCAAAGTTGGCCGCAGCAAAGTAACTATCTGAATGTGATGCTTGAAACTTGTTGAAGCATACAACTGTATTGCTGAAGTTTGGAGCTCATACTCAGTAGTCATCATCTTTCGTTTAGAACATGGTTAATAATGACAACCTAATAGTCGTCTTTTACAATAGTAAGTTTTAAATATGTACTACTTTATTAATAGATGATCCACCTTACAATCTCAAGCTggtcatagtgggagtaacttagcTAGTAACATAGTGCATTTCAATAAAAATTTGCTTATGTGTCACATAGTTAATGAGGAGAGAGGAGTTTAGAGTAACATAGCGATTCCCGAGAGAAGATTAGTCTACAAGCGAAAGAAGTCGAAATACCCCCCCTGAACTGTCAGATTCtgcatagatcaccaccaaccgcaAAACCGGATTCTTAATCCCCTGGACAGACAAATACTAGGAAAATCACCCCTAAAGCCGTTTTGGTGGGTTTGAGCACCCGGTTTTGCGTACGTGGCACGTGGCAGTTGAGCACTTTAATTGAGGAGGTTGCCACATCGACAATAGTTGGTCTAATTCGCCCCTCCCCTTCTAGGGTTCATCCTCACTCCCCATTCCCCATGTTCTCTCCTTTGATCATCCTTCTCCGCCATGGCGAGCCCGAGCTCTTCTGATGGTTCATCCTCCTATAGGAACCGTCGTAGTTTGGGCCTGCAAATCCCATACAGAGAGCACCCGATGTATTACGAGCCACCAATTAATTGCGAGTGCGGATATAAAATGCCAAAATGGATTTCATGGAGTGATGACAACC includes:
- the LOC123447807 gene encoding 40S ribosomal protein S27; the encoded protein is MVLQNDIDLLNPPAELEKLKHKKKRLVQSPNSFFMDVKCQGCFNITTVFSHSQTVVVCPGCQTVLCQPTGGKARLTEGCSFRRKGD